The DNA sequence GCCGCCTCTCCCGCGACCCCGCCGGGTGCGCAGAATGCGGGAGTGGACGCCAAGATCGCCCTCCGGGACTTCCTCGTCTCCCGCCGCACCCGGCTGCACCCCGGTGACGTGGGCCTGCCCGCGCACGGCCCGCGCCGGGTGCCCGGCCTGCGGCGCGAGGAGGTGGCCGCGCTCGCCGCGGTGAGCGTCGACCACTACATCCGGCTGGAGCGCGGCAACGCGTCCCTGGTCTCCGACGCCGTCCTGCACGCCGTCGCCGACGCGCTGCGGCTCAGCCCCGGCGAGCGCCGGTACCTGCGCGACCTGGCGCGGCCGGAGCGCCACGACCCGGCGCCCGCCGGGCCGGCCCCCGGGCAGGACCCCGACCCGCGGGCCGCGCCCCGGGTACGGGCGAGCGTCCGCCGGCTGCTCGACACCCTGGACGGCAGCCCCGCCTACCTCGTCGGCCGCGACGGCGCCGTCCTCGCCTGGAACCGGCTGGCGACCCGGGTGTTCGTCGACTTCGGCGAGTACCCCGTGGAACGGCGGACCATCGGCTGGATCGTCTTCACCGACCCGCGGACCCGGACGCTCTACCTCGACTGGGAGTCGAAGGCCCACGAGACGGTGGCCTATCTGCGCACGGTGACCGGCCGCTGGCCCCACGACCGGGAACTCGCCCGGCACGTCGCCGAACTCCGCGCGGCCAGCCCGGACTTCGACCGGATCTGGACCGAGCTGCCGGTCCTCGACATCACCCACGCCACCTGCCGGCTCCGCGGCCCGGTGGCCGGGACGACGCTGGAGCTCTCCTGGGAGACCTTCCAGCTCACCGACAACACGGAGGAGATCATGGTGGCGTACACCGCGGCGGAGGGCTCGCCCACCGCCGCGGTGCTGCGTGAACTGGCCCGGGCGGACCGCCCGTCAGGCCATGGTGACGGTCAGCAGTGAGTACTGCGCCACCGTGAGCGCGACCGTGGCCGTCGCCCCGGACGTCGTCCAGGTCACCGGCTGCGGCGCGGGCGAGGCCGCGTCCGGGGAGCTCACCGCGGCGGCCGTCACCCGCTTGCCCTCCGGCACGGCGACGGTCACGGAGCAGGCGGCCGGCTTGACGGCGAAGGCGGCCGGTTTGTCGTCGAAGCAGGTGAAGTTGACGAGCTGGACCACGGTGTCGTCGCCGAGCCTGCTCAGCTCCAGGTGGACGCGCCGGTCGCCGCTGTAGGTGACCGCCGGCGGGGCGGCCGCGAGCACCGGCGCCAGGAGCGGCCCGGGGTCGGCCTGCCCGGTGGCGGACAGGAACGCCCGGCCGGGCAGGTCCTTGACGTAGTGGCAGGTCCCGGCGCCGAAACGGTTCTGCCGAGTGGCCGGGAGCGGGTCCCGCTTCCGGAACCCCAGCACGTCGGCGAGCGCGAACTCGTCCCGTGCCGCGCCCAGTTCGGTGAGCGCGGTCGGCGCCGGACCAGTGATCACCGCCGTGCCGCCGGCCGCCACCCAGCCGCGCAGCACCTCCGCCTCCGCGTCCGAGACGGCCTGCAGGTTGGGCAGCATCAGCACCTTGAAGCGGGCCAGGTCCGCCGCCGTCACCCCCTGGCTCGGCACGGTGTCGAACGGCACGTGCCCGTACACCAGGGCCTTGACCGTGCCCCGGAACTCGCCGAGCCACGGCATCGTGGCGCAGCTGTCCTCCGGGGTGCCCTCGCTCCACCACTCCTTGACCCCGGACGGCTTCTTGGCGTTGACGTACATGCCGGTGCCGACCGAGGGGCTGACGTAGTCCCGGGACGCGGTGGAGTGGTAGACGCCCACCTCGGCGGCCGGGACGGCGTCGTAGAGCCGCTGCTGGTGCGCCGCCACGAACCCGTACATCCGGGTGCGCATCCTCGCGTCGGTGGTGGCGTTCTTGAACGGGCTCTTCACCTCGTACGGGTTGCAGCCGGCCGCCAGCAGCTCGGCCATCACCAGCGAGGCGTCGTCGGCCTTCCACCCGTACGAGAACGCCCAGGCCGGCTTGGCGCCGCTGGCGGCGCGGGCGTACTTGTACATGGAGATCAGACAGGTCCAGTCGGACGCGGTGGCGTGCCGCATGCCGTCGTAGTTGCCGAGGATGTCCACCTCCCAGGCG is a window from the Streptomyces mobaraensis genome containing:
- a CDS encoding helix-turn-helix domain-containing protein; protein product: MDAKIALRDFLVSRRTRLHPGDVGLPAHGPRRVPGLRREEVAALAAVSVDHYIRLERGNASLVSDAVLHAVADALRLSPGERRYLRDLARPERHDPAPAGPAPGQDPDPRAAPRVRASVRRLLDTLDGSPAYLVGRDGAVLAWNRLATRVFVDFGEYPVERRTIGWIVFTDPRTRTLYLDWESKAHETVAYLRTVTGRWPHDRELARHVAELRAASPDFDRIWTELPVLDITHATCRLRGPVAGTTLELSWETFQLTDNTEEIMVAYTAAEGSPTAAVLRELARADRPSGHGDGQQ
- a CDS encoding type 1 glutamine amidotransferase family protein, which translates into the protein MSRRGLLRAGLGAGGAAWAAAHALPGTASAATAPGAPMRVDSAPWAAPAVRQGVFPEWARYARVADGTFDEDADPVRDMKPVINALKAQNVSVIELDTILSNWLTQADFDFHVKQVGRFTEQAHAAGIRVVMYYPSLELISVGGEKGRSFYKDDKGKDWVQLSLDGQPNVFYGSLVVWVDPGDESCWLSPNSPWRDYYLTRVKALAGSGLDAIWPDVPIYFDGKASWCDASPWAAAAFKADTGLPLPKKADFGDTTFRRFVEWRHRNLLQWQLDIAAAGKSANKDLVTFVETVSMDYQYATSIGLDGAYLRQAEGVSHAWEVDILGNYDGMRHATASDWTCLISMYKYARAASGAKPAWAFSYGWKADDASLVMAELLAAGCNPYEVKSPFKNATTDARMRTRMYGFVAAHQQRLYDAVPAAEVGVYHSTASRDYVSPSVGTGMYVNAKKPSGVKEWWSEGTPEDSCATMPWLGEFRGTVKALVYGHVPFDTVPSQGVTAADLARFKVLMLPNLQAVSDAEAEVLRGWVAAGGTAVITGPAPTALTELGAARDEFALADVLGFRKRDPLPATRQNRFGAGTCHYVKDLPGRAFLSATGQADPGPLLAPVLAAAPPAVTYSGDRRVHLELSRLGDDTVVQLVNFTCFDDKPAAFAVKPAACSVTVAVPEGKRVTAAAVSSPDAASPAPQPVTWTTSGATATVALTVAQYSLLTVTMA